CATTGACGATCGTTTGCATTTCGAGTGCCAATAGTTAATGCTAATACCGAAAAACATTCCAACACGCATGATCAAGACGTTTGACAGAAGGCATTGGTCTTTTGGTTTAAACAGTgaggtggctcttaaaagagcctttgtggGTTTTGAGGTCAAATGATCGCGGGCAACGTTTAGGCGCGCTCTCCGCGGATGCGGCGGGCCAGCTGGATGTCCTTGGGCATGATGGTGACCCTCTTGGCGTGAATGGCGCACAAGTTGCGGGTTGCTCGAATTTAGTGGCTTGAAGATTAAAGAATATCTGAAATGAGCGTTTCCATTCCACCGCTTCCGcgcaaggctcttttaagagcccaaTGCCGGTGCCGTTTCTTGGAGGCCGATGGAGACCACCACGAATTTTGTTTCGTGTGCTTGGGACCTCGGCATGCCAGGGACGGTTTGGTGAACCCTCCTGTCTGCTTGTCGTGCGCTGGCCTCTCCGTCTCGGAGAGGCGGCTGCGTCACGACTTCTTTCAGGTGGAGGAGCCCCTCGAAGATGTGGTCTCTGCTCTCCGAGGAGGAGAGTTCAGAATTTGAGGACCACCTCGAGGCGGCTATTGAGGTGCACGCGCCTGGGCGGGAACCTCCTGTGGAGGCTTTCTGCCCAAGCGTGTTGCATTCAACCCCCCCGCACTTCTCTGAGGTAAAAGGGCGCGAGTTGACCTCGACCTCAGAGGATGACGAAGAGCCGGCTCCCGCCCCTCCCGTCTCCTCAGCTCTGTCTCGCAGGGCAGACTTCCCGTCTGTCATCGCGAAGGCAGCCGAAATCATGGGCGTTCCCCTGccggcctctcctcctgtggAGGAAGATGACCCGTGGGATGTCGGCCCTCATGCAAAACGCAGTAAGGCCTCGAAGCCCTTATGCCCCACTATGCCCCACAGGCGAGAGGAACAACATGAGTTTTTAAGTAAACTCTCCTGTTTTCACCCTGGACGGCTCTCTGTCACAGTAGCGGCCTGACCAGGAGGACAGACCCTGTGTATTATTTACATCAGCAGGTCTGTCCTCGGTGCCTTGTGAGATTATGTGTCTTTTAGATCTAGTCTCGCTGGGGGTGTATCTGGCCTCGCTCGCTCCGcctaaaccaataggagcagagctcccctatggggcggagCTCCACGAAATAGAAAGATAGTTAATGGAGGTAACTCCAGTTCTATGAGTGGAGCGGAGCCCCATAGGGCTGCAGGCCCAGCTCGACTTATTCAACCCGGCTGTATTAATACTTTTGGGAGGATGAGTGACGGCTGTCACCCCCTTATAtagggcacctgtgtgagtgacaggtgtgtgtatattttgatcttcagtcattagctgcactaggcagcgggtaaaccaataggagcagagctcccctatggggcggagctccacgaaatagaactggagttacctccattaactatcgctgtcacccccttatatagggcacctgtgtgagtgacaggtgtgtgtatattttgatcttcagtcattagctgcactaggcagcgggtaaaccaataggagcagagctcccctatggggcggagCTCCACGAAATAGAACAAGGTCGATCTTAAATGCAAGAATGAATTTAGGCCACATGTTTTGTACACATTCATTAATTGACTAAGTGCCCGCCACTGGGCGCAGCGGTGCGAAGGATCAGGGCGGAGCCAGACGGTTTCAAGTTTAAGCGGGAAATGATGCTAGGCCCCCGCGTCCAATTGACAAAGGAGAAAGCGTCGACGGTCTGCCAATCAGTCTGCTCGGGAGAGCAGACCAATCAGCGGACGACAAACCGACCATATAAACTTTTACTTATTCTGTTGGACTTAAATTCAACACGGAGACGAGAAGGCAACTATCATGGCCAGAACCAAGCAGACCGCTCGTAAATCCACCGGTGGCAAAGCCCCGAGGAAGCAGCTCGCCACCAAAGCCGCTCGTAAGAGTGCACCAGCCACCGGTGGCGTGAAGAAACCTCATCGTTACAGGCCCGGCACCGTGGCTCTGAGAGAGATCCGTCGTTACCAGAAGTCCACCGAGCTGCTTATTCGCAAGCTGCCTTTCCAGCGCCTGGTGAGGGAAATCGCCCAGGACTTCAAGACTGACCTGCGTTTCCAGAGCTCCGCTGTGATGGCTCTGCAGGAGGCCAGCGAGGCTTACCTGGTCGGTCTGTTCGAGGACACCAACTTGTGCGCCATTCACGCCAAGAGGGTCACCATCATGCCCAAGGACATCCAGCTGGCCCGCCGCATCCGCGGAGAGCGCGCCTAAACGTTGCCCGCGATCATTTGACCTCAAAACccacaaaggctcttttaagagccacctcACTGTTTAAACCAAAAGACGAATGCCTTCTGTCAAACGTCTTGATCATGCGTGTTGCAATGTTTTTCGGTCTAAGCATTAACTATTGGCACTCGAAATGCAAGCTTCCGTCAATGCTagttttttaattcaattagcTGTATAGCCATGTAAGTTTACTCAAAACACGGAATCTACTCTGGCAGGAAGTTGCATACTATGATCATACAGATCATAATTAAAACATTTGTAACGTTTTGTAAGTAAAGTTTAATACTAAAGAGCTAACAATATGTAAATGTTACAAAATATTTAAAATGGTGCAATATGACGTGCAAATAGGTGGTGGATAGACTTGTATAGATACAAGTGTTGTCAgtgtgagtccttggccttgttgaagaggccagcagtggacgggaagaaactgttctttTGGTGTGacgttttggtcctgatggaccgcatccttttgccagaggggagtagctggaacagtccagggtgggaggagtcagccACAATCTTCTCGctggcctcagggtcctcgagggtagcatcctatcaccttctcagcagcgcgAATCATACGCTGCAGTCCACTGTGAttttggggggggtggaagagacaACAGCTCTGAATTTTCTTGTAGAAAGTAGTCTTCAAAGCCTTTGGTACAGAATACAGAATGACAAATACAGTACACTGTTTCATCAGTTTGTGATAGGACTTGATTATTGTAcaacagggctggactggccatctggcatatCGGGAatttgcccggtgggccgacgcatTTTTGGGCCGAATCGCCGATATAATTTATatcctttgttttttttacattattttacaaaaaggcccctgctcacaggtcCATCCTACCAGAATTCtacttctatttccctctcagtaaactacttgccacacaactgttttgtgtttacaatcatatccattttatagatcctgCTTCCCACAGCCTAGTTTGTGTCTTCTAACTTGCAATGTACAGTGTTTGGTTTTAGTAGCCTTCCCTTTGTGAATGGctagtgaaaaacatctaataaatgatgacattttgattggttccatcacattaattttaaacaaaaaactataatgatatatttaacaaaaggtagaaaaaaagaaagaaagtgatcatttaaataagagttttaaCAAGTTTGAGGCTTGATCATGAAAACAGGTCAGGGATGTTTACGGCAGGCAGAATTTTGGGTAAACATTAAGATTAATTTGTGGAATGATAATGAATGATCAAACATTAGGAATGGCaaaaactgtcactgtcacctaTAATAAAATTTCCACTTATACAAAGAAATACCAATGCTTCATTATAAATGTGTCTAGTAGTGAAAAAAGTATTGTATTCAATACCAGTTGACAAGCTATTACCCAGTTAGTGTCGCCATCCAGATTGTCCACACCCCCGCATAGTTGGGGGGTGTCAGATCTTATAGCcccaagatatgggggggggaTTTAGGCAGGTATGAAAGACACATTTTGCATATTGCACTGCGCTTATTCGTTCCTGTGCTTTGAATATCGGTAAAACCAAACAAAATGACAAAAGGCACGTGTGGAGCTGCCATGCTTGCTTGTCCTACTCCACGCCCTCTCTCTCGTTTGCTCTAATTTTCTTCTCTCCTGCAAAATactgacagggttagggttagctataGGAATTTTTGAGGATTTCTGGAGGCCtatgtattttctaatgactcGTATTGTCTACGAGTCTTAACATCTAGAGTCCGAGTGAAGTCTGAAGTCGCAATACGTCGAGTCAAGTCGCAAGTCAATGATAATGTGACTTAAGTGCGACTCGAGTACGAGTCTCTAACTCGAGTCCCCatctattataagaatcacatccaaatcgaatgacattatcttctcccaagacaacaaaatctttctctgttgcaccgttccccactcggcttctacgtaagttcgcatgctgcactttttcaggcagtgatcagcgcgctctgatgatttgtatgttaaacaaacaatatttttattttgtagtACATTGGTTATTATGTATTATCACTTTCAATCAggcattttgtattatatcggcattcggcaacaacaggactggtgacacgagacttattattagtaatagattattttatagcggctgtatctggaatgtccagcagctacattgagtcagatcgggaaaatgtttgtacatttatgtttgtctagttgtcaatctcccttcttacgtatgtatttctttcatatgATCTCTTAAAACAATGAGGTAAAATATCACACAAAagggtttgatgaaaaacattgtaacatttatagatttttttttttctcatttggATTATTAATTCATAGACTACACCACTCTAGTGGAGCTCACTTTGGTGAAGATTTGTTAGCTACAGCAGTATAAGCTAATTGTTTAGAATATTATTATTTGCTGCTAAAAATGTAGCTGACATTGCACTGTTATTATATTATTCAGCTACATAATAAATTGTTTTATATTCTTTTGTGTTTTCATTGATTGAGGggaaatacagaaaatataagCTATCATAACTAAAACTTATGATATTAGTATAAGGTGTAAGTTGTAAGAAAATGTTGACCTTCATTTAGAGGATGTTTTGAGCATGTTCTATTGCACAATGGTATTTTACCTGTACATGGTATCTAAGGATCTTAGCACTATCTGTAAAATGTCATACTGTTAATTAACCAGGCCAGTTGGCTAAACACTTACTCATATTTACAACAATGGCCTGGGTGAAATTAGGATTCATTTAAATACTTAAAATCGATATGCTGTAGTGATATGTCATTATGGTTGTGACATGACTCAGACTCGTGGTCAGAGACTCCATACTTGACTTGGACTCTTAACTCAGACTTGACTCAGACTCTGATAAAAGGACTCGTGAACATCTCTGCCTCTAGCACAGGTGTGGGACGCCCTATACAAaaagatttgatttgattaatttGTATAGTACATAATAAAGAAACGCGATGCACATAAATGTGTTGTGGCCCCTACTCCACTTCCACTACTACGAATAAACTGCCAATTTCATCCCCCACCACCGTGACATTTAAGTCTCgtcttaaaacatatttttattatttggctttcgagtcagtttagggtcactcgtgctcactgtaattgtgttgtttgtctgttgttccTACTTATTGTTGTTTTGCCTTATGTGATGACTTTTATtggcattggctgtttttaaatgtgctctataaataaactgacttgacttgtgtgtttgttagaaacaaaatacaaatcTATGTATTTTAGACACATAACAAAGTTACCTGGATGCTCAATCACATCAATTCCACACCTTCAGTATTGTGTTGTGGGTAGAATATTACCACTTGTATACTCTTCCTTTGCCTCAGTGTTCGCATTTAATGGTATTGTGTTTATATAGTCTGGGTTAAGTGACCTAAGTATTCCTTGGTAATGTAGTGTCATAAAGGGCTGTGATGTCGTGGTTAATATGGATATTGCCTCGAGAAACCCAAAAATGTGACAGGTACACTCTGGTATCGTCTACGGTGTGCCCAGGGTAACCAGTTATTTTAGATCAAACCAAAATGTTGCCTGGACGCCAAGGTAGTTGATAAATACAAAAATGGAAGAAGTAGGTCTAATCAACATATGTCAAACTAAAGGCCCGCAGGCCACATAAAATGAGGTGGCGGGCCACATTTGGGAGCTTAAATAGTCTATTGAAAAAAGTCTACTCTGCTTTACAGCATGCATTGACCATAAACTACATCTCCCACAATGCATTTCGATTAGGCTATGTTACGGCAGAGTTACGACATACGGCCTCTAGAAATCAGTGTTCAACGCAAAGTTCCAAGTTTAACTGTGGGTGAAGGcgagcatggtttgaatgaaagcactccaatgcagccggttctgcaaacgtaccccatgcgcattttcagccaaggtccttGGGCATTCAACCCAAGTTGGTATCGCTCTCGAACTTGGTTAGAGTACTGAGCCAAGCGATATGCATGtttcaccttcactagacaaggttttaccaattggaaaacggcaatgtttattttacataaagctcaaaaagctATTTTGCGCTCTTGTGAAGGGCAAAAAAAGTAACTTGTGCGCTATGCACGCTAGCATTAACTGTGGAAGTCCCtatctagcatcacatcaaactcaGAATGCGTCCTAGGTTTCGGATAATCCCTGAATGTTTACAACGCctggctccgcgcctgattaacactcggattgataaactaaacaattgtatcaatataaaaaataatacgatccctttccgtaatcatgataccccccagcaatgttcactgcacccccagtcaaagcaggctgcatccggccctggatGAAAGGCAGTTTCAAGAGAGATGGGAAAGCAAATACATGTTTGTGCTTCAAGGAGAAAAAATGGTATGTATTTTGTGTTAAATGAGGCGATGTCGGTCATTAAAGAGTACAATCTCCATTGGCATTTTGACACCAAACACAGATAATAATGCCACATGTATCCTCCAAGAAAAACTGCAGATTGTCCAAGAATTTAAAGGCGGACTGCAATCGCAGCAGAATATGTTCACAAAAGCTACAGCTAGAAACAATGTTTTTACATCGTAGTTACAACTGTCCCTTTGAGGACAACCATAATGCTGATGTGGCCCTCGGTtaaaatgagtttgacacccctggtcTAATCGGTGAGCTTGATCAGCTCGCATTGACGAGCAGTGGATTAACGATAATACTtgtgtttttgctctagtggGACTTCAATGGTCATCAATGTCTATGTTCTGTACATTTTTAgtccatgtatttatttatttatgtaaatgggttcagctatatatgtatatgatgctatatttatatatgctgTATTTATTGACATATTTTGTTTCAcggtttatttcatagccatatttatttatgcatttacttacctatttatttaattttgaatCAAATCGGCGTTCCATAAAAAGGAGGGTGTGGCACATCACATGGCCCATAACAGTTTTCTGGCCAACCAGCATTATCGAATGCGATTGCCAAAGGTTATATTGGCCAGAGCTCTAATGCTGGAATCCTTGATTGAGTAAGCATCCTCATTTTACACAAAACAACACGTTAATTAAATCTCACAATTGTGTACGAAGTTGTCTTCATGTGTCTCATTTTAATCCTTATCTTCCTTAATCTTTAAAGCACTTCAGAGACCTGCCCTCCACAAAGTAAGGACGACCAGCCTTCCGAAAAAGACTTTTCTAGCTTCATCACCACATTCCCAGTTTCCACAGAAGGCCAGCCACCAGGAAAAAGGAAGAGGGTCGCTGCAGGGTTCCCAGAATCCTCCCAGTATCTCCAGAGACAGGAACATCTGCTGTGTAAGTACTCCAATCCATAATCCATAACAGTGATTACCAAATCAATACATTACTTACACATGGCAATTTATTTAGTGTGATAAATGACTAGCATGattgattttattttattatttctgTCAGCAAAATACATCCATCAGAAACCATCAGTCAGGAAATTGCATATTGCAATTACTAACAATGCATGTACATGTATGTAAATAGTTGTTAATTGCATTcatttttaaaaaggttgtgcattattatttttgaaatgctttattgaaaattacacatgcacacttatGTTAATAGTCGCATACATTTTCTACTCCTATATTTCTTTCttgattttattttgttgtgaaTAATTGCTTTTGAAAATTCAATTTAAAATGACCTCAGCTTGAGCAGGTGAGTAGGTCTTACCTGTACACCAGGCCCAGctgaacacaaaaaaacaacaagggCAATAAACACATGTTCACTCTCACTGAGAACATGTCAGCTCAAAAGGGTCAATTAGGCCCCCAGACTCTCAGCTCACATTGCCCTGACACACTTCCAGGAGGGAAGGGAAAATACTTGTAGAGGCTTATGTCGATAGTTTTGTGGTCTCTTTTTGATGCAGTTGTGTTTTATAGGTGAGACTCAACAATACCAAATGAACTTCAGTTCATTTTACTTTCTGGCAGGGTCACAGACAGAGGTCAAATCTAGCACAGAGGCCCCTACCTGAAAAAGACTACCAACGTGATATCATAAACAGTCTAGGAATTTgtacattaaagatcctgtaaagtggacctgaaaactAAGGGTGCTTTCACACCTATTAATCCGTTTGCTTGGTCCGAATCAGTGGATGAGTTGCTACTTTGTTGCATTTTTCATTAGTTCCGGATAGTGTTCACACGGTCCTGTTTTAAGCGAACCAACGTGTGTAAAAAAACAATGacgtttgtaaaaaaaacaatgacataCTGTCGTACAGGTTGTTAATCTATTGGACAGAAAATGTGTGAGGGAAAATCACTTGTCACGAACAACAATGGAGCAACAGTAGCGTATTGCGATTGCAATACTATCTTTAATTGTTATGATTTGGTGTTGCACGACCAAGTTTTTTGGGTTGCTCGTTGGTCTTTTACTCAGGATTATATCCAGGTTATCAAACCATGGGAATTATTTTTTTGACGAGCTACCACTTTTGCCATTGAACATCACGCACTTTTAGCTGTCTACGTTTTTTATTTTTGAACCAACATTGGTCCACCGTGCAACAATGACCCTTTATTTCAGTATATCACTAAATAATTGTAATTCCTCACTCTTATGTGTCTCCACAGGTATCTCTGCAATATGATCATCAGCCCATATTTGCCGAAGAGCCTTCACTTCAtcattcctccacgttttccctAAACTAATTTCGCTGTTAATGAGTGGCACGGCTGTCTCCGCCAAGTGTAAATTCCTTTTTCAACCCACAATGCACTACATTTTGGTTTGCTTCCTGGAATAGATCAATATTAAGTCCGATTACGTTCAGACCTAAAGCGAACTGAACCATGGTTCACTTGGAACCGGACCGAGTCCCGTCTTTTTAGGGGGACCATGGTTCGGTTGTTTGGTCCGCACCAGAGTTCGAATGCGTGTTCTCACCTCTCCAAACGAACCGGACTTTCAGAGAAAACGAACCATGGTCTGATTGAAACGGACCAAACATGTCAGGTGTGAAAGCACCCTAATTATAAgtttgccacaccacagaataatgtgttattaactacccatccaaattcgaatgaaaaaataacaccgacaagtatgttaaattaggctttgaaatcgtgaaaaatcagcagtcttctctgcttgagactggggggcgtgtcgcctgaaggagctgaatctccgcccctcgctgcctacctccgacccagataatggacgctacgtcaagccgaacaaaaccgaatagaattacaatttatttgttcaatgagtgaaacatacatgcatataaatgaaatgttcccctgagctgttacagtaaaaatggacaccagacagcaagctctccaactaggctacttttaacacattagctaccatttcaccaaaatatcattctacaccgagtagcctaatatcaatttagcggttttcaCCAACTCATACCAGATACCTCTGctattcattcgaatttggatgggtagtcaATAACACATTCtttggtgtggcgaacttaaaactcgttttcaggtccactttacaggatctttaaatatgTATTGTAGCTTTCATTTAGAGTCCACCAAACTTGTCACTTGATAAGAATTGAAAGACAATGCGCTTTTGAAGAGAagtgggtggctcttaaaagagcctttggggAACGTGAAACAAAGGTTTAGTCTTTACTTGGCCTTAACGGCCTTCTCGGTCTTCTTGGGGAGAAGAACCGCCTGGATGTTGGGCAGCACTCCACCCTGAGCGATCGTAACGCCACCGAGAAgtttgttgagttcctcgtcgtTGCGGACGGCCAGCTGCAGGTGACGGGGGATGATACGGGTCTTCTTGTTGTCACGAGCCGCGTTGCCGGCCAACTCCAGGATCTCAGCGGTGAGGTACTCCAGCACGGCGGCCAGGTAGACGGGTGCGCCAGCTCCCACACGCTGCGCATAGTTGCCCTTGCGGAGAAGCCTGTGAACACGACCCACGGGGAACTGGAGCCCGGCGCGGGATGACCTGGTCTTGGCCTTAGCCCTGGCTTTGCCTCCGGTTTTGCCTCTTCCGCTCATCTTCGCGATATTTCTGTTCAAACGAGTAGTGAAAAGCGTCTGTCGGAGTACAGACTTTATAGGCTAGCTGGTGGTAAACGCTTTCATTGGTCACAATGTCGGTTGGGTCTTGATCCAATCGTAGGTGGTGACAAACTCGGGGGTGGAGCCATTCTCTCTCCTGCAGAAGGCGCGTTTGGTCgccttgtctccctcccctcctcacttcaCTTTGTTCATCCAGTCGCTCCTCCTTTAAGGCGCCAATCACATACATTAATGTggcatggatggatgaatgaatgcaaaGTCCACTATACATTCGTCAATCGTGGAGTGACAACAGTTTCATATATCCACATACATATTTATCAGAGCTATAGGCCTAGAATTATCCAGTTGGTGATAGTGGTTTTAAATTGGATTTGCACCCTTAATATTCCAGGCAACTATTTGCAAGTTGCTAATAGCAGAAGCACCATTTATATGCAGCTCTACAGTTCCACGAAGCCCTTTCACCAATGAAAGTCTCATGCAACGTATATTTCTCAAATTAGCTAGCTGTATCATGTTCTTCATTTGTCATGGTTTTCTCGCTAGATTATCCCAAATGGGAAGTGCCATTGCAACTAGTCCATTTGCTTTTTTGTATCTTATTTATCATCGATTTAGCTAATGTCTGAGACTAAGATAATTTAAGGTGCAACAGAAGTGGGTTCCAAAGACTCCAAGTTAACTAAGCATTATGAAAGACCATCATGCATGTGTAAGTGTTTGGTAGCCTACACGAGCAAACAACATGGTCATCATGCACATTTCAGGACAggtgggtggctcttaaaagagccttttttTGTAATACGGACAGACGCGGACTAAGGTTTACTTCTTCTTAGGCGCTGGTTTCTTTGCCTTGGCTGCCTTGGGCTTGGCTGCTTTGGGCTTGGCTGCCTTCTTGGGACTCTTGGCCACTGTTTTCTTGGGTGTTGCGGTCTTCTTCACCTTCTTGGGGCTCTTGGTTGCCTTCTTGGCTGCCGCGGGCTTCTTAGCCTTCTTGGGTGACTTCTTGACAGCTGCGGGCTTCTTCGCAGCGACCTTCTTGGGCTTTTTGGCAACAACGGGTTTCTTGGCGACTGCCTTTTTGACTTTCGGAGCGGCGACCTTCTTAACGGGCTTCTTTGCCTTGGCCTCCGCCTCCTTGTTAATCTTAAAAGAGCCCGAAGCGCCCGTCCCTTTGGTCTGGACCAAGGTTCCTTTGGTGACGAGGCTCTTCACTGCGATCTTGACGCGGGAGTTGTTCTTCTCTACGTCGTAGCCGTCGGCCGCCAGGGCTTTCTTGACCGCTGCCAGGGACACGCCGCTTCTCTCCTTGGAAGCGGACACCGCCTTGACGATCAACTCGCCGACGCTGGGTCCAGCCTTCTTGGGCTTGGCTGCCGCCTTCTTCTTGGGTGCCTTTGCAGGAGCGGGAGCTGGAGCGACTTCTGCCATGTCTAAACACTCGTGGGACGTGTGCGATTTGAATGTGCGAGGCTGCTGTTTAGCGCTGCGGCGATCAGAGCGCTGACTTTAAATACAACATGAGAACTGTATAGACTCAACCCTCAACCCAGTTTCTCTCCGTTGCTGCTATCCGTTGGCACTTGTGTTTTCTCCCGGTGAACAACGGGCTAAAAAATCCCTGTTGGAATTGAGCTGCGGTCTGGAAGTAAATCGGGCAGCAAGCAGCCTTTTCAACGTTCAAAATAAAACGGTATGTGGACCGGAGGCACTCTATGTTTTGTTGTGGCCGGCTCAAATCATCGCCGTTGTCCTCGCGGAGGGAGCTCTGCGCACCGTGTTGTTTGTGCCATTTGACCCCAATAGTATTTAAAACGGCCGTCGTGGAAAACGAGAAAACGTTTTCCAGTGAGCCAAATAATCTGTCGAGAAACGTAACTGTTTTAGAATACGCAGCTGGGGTACCAGGGGCTTAAAACTGGTCTATTTTGGGAGATACAAAACACAGTGTGGGGCTGTGGACCGGAGGTTGAAGTCTGGGAAATCTTGGTCTCCCtattgctctccctcccctagtTTTTCATCTCCAAGGACACAATCCTTACTGTAAATCttgcagtagcctactgtaagaCTTGTTACTTGTTACTGTGAGACTTACTGTAGCCTACAGCGTGACTGTATTccgtggatggtgtgtgtgtgtctggtctctaccTGCTCAGTATGAGCCGGACTCGTCAGATCCAGTACATGTTAATATCCATGCTGTTGGTGATGGGGAATGTATGAGTCGTAAGGActtttcatttatttcattaGGCTGGACAAGTGGTTGTATTTAGTTCCTAATAGCCTGTTTGTATGATGGGCTGTTTAGGAAATGATTCAGACtgtcctcacacatacacacacacgttcacacacacatccatacgactgaaaactcacatccaccTTATGTGAAATCCTCGCACACACtttgaaacacattcacatgtgaaatgttcacacactcactcatactactgaaaatgtacatacacacatattaaATGCTTGCACAGACGCATGggaaacacatttacacacgcaTATGAAATGCTCAAGTCTTATAAGGATGAGTAAGAAGCTTAGAGAATGTaagaacattttaaatatatCCGGAAGTCACTTCAGTATATTCGGAAGTCAGTTGAGTATTGCAATTTTACAGAAACATAAGCAAAATAGCTTTAAACTAGAACAAACCATTTTAAATACTTGGTGACCAAACACACAGATctagaaaagtcaagaaagcaagATTCTTGAATTTGATCGAGTGCAACGTTTTCTTTGCTGTTGCTTAATTTTTTGGCAAGACATAATACCCTAAATACCCTGCCCTAAAATGCACCCCCA
This DNA window, taken from Osmerus eperlanus chromosome 6, fOsmEpe2.1, whole genome shotgun sequence, encodes the following:
- the LOC134021960 gene encoding histone H3 — protein: MARTKQTARKSTGGKAPRKQLATKAARKSAPATGGVKKPHRYRPGTVALREIRRYQKSTELLIRKLPFQRLVREIAQDFKTDLRFQSSAVMALQEASEAYLVGLFEDTNLCAIHAKRVTIMPKDIQLARRIRGERA
- the LOC134021942 gene encoding histone H2A, which encodes MSGRGKTGGKARAKAKTRSSRAGLQFPVGRVHRLLRKGNYAQRVGAGAPVYLAAVLEYLTAEILELAGNAARDNKKTRIIPRHLQLAVRNDEELNKLLGGVTIAQGGVLPNIQAVLLPKKTEKAVKAK
- the LOC134021938 gene encoding histone H1-like, which gives rise to MAEVAPAPAPAKAPKKKAAAKPKKAGPSVGELIVKAVSASKERSGVSLAAVKKALAADGYDVEKNNSRVKIAVKSLVTKGTLVQTKGTGASGSFKINKEAEAKAKKPVKKVAAPKVKKAVAKKPVVAKKPKKVAAKKPAAVKKSPKKAKKPAAAKKATKSPKKVKKTATPKKTVAKSPKKAAKPKAAKPKAAKAKKPAPKKK